CCATTTCATCGATCCTTCCATTATGATAAATCCATCTCTTTATCATAATTAATGAGATCTTTTCCAACATGCCACAGCTGCTTTTGCATTATACCGCCCTCAATAACTCTTGATGATAATTGTCCGTCCTGTCTGCTGATTCTCTATCTCCATCTGGAGCAGTGATTATTTCTTACAGCCACTCTGATGTTCCCAGTTGTAATAGCTTCCTCATTATAAAAAGAGCAAACGTTTTGTTTTAGCTGCCGGATCCCATTCATTTTAACACAGTCAGGTTCAGTCTAGCTCTATATACTTAGTGCAGTAAATAAAGTAAGAAGGACATTTCAGACAGCAAAGGATAACTTTCAGTAATTAGGTAAATCAGAAAGTCTGGAATTCAAGCCAAAGATATCATTTATATTTGGTGAACATCGGAAGCCAAGCACTAAGTAATCTGCTGGCACCACTGTCATTGATAAAATGTTTGCTTCTGAATTTCAGTTGGGATATCTGCCTTGAATTTTACATACAGAACATAATGACTTGGCTCCTAAAATCTGCAGTAGATGAATAATGCATCATATTAACACAGAAGTCACTGCTTAGAATTTGTAAATGGTTCCCACTGTAGATATTCAGAAATTTGTAGCCTCTCGTATAACATTTCTTTGTTCTTGTAGAACTAGACAAGCAGTATTCCCTTTACAGCTTTAGACAGGCGGTTCTACATCATGGTTTGTTTCATGTCCTGCAGTGATTGCtaagcaacagaacaaaatcCCCGGAGGTGAAATATCAGAGTCAAGTAAGTCTGAAGGAATGCATTTCATAAATATAAAGGAATTTAGAGGCAAAGGGAAAGAAAACCTCTCCCAACCCTAGAGAATATGCTAAAGAAttcaaaagtacaaaaaataaacaaacattaaatCCAATTAATTCAGCTCAGTGAAAGTTTGCAGTCCAtactcacatttacacaaagaGGTTCAATCAAAGTGAAGAGTCAAATACAGCCACGTGGCCGTGAGGAACCATTAATACTTAGAGAGTTCCATAAACCACACAGATAAATGCTATCTTTGTAAAATGTGTCACGATCTAAATATTTACAGTAACTCAGCTGCTCTGGGTTAATGTGTCAGTAGAAGCAAATAACCATAAGGTGGCAGTAAAGACCCATTAGGATATTTaaaggagaggggggggcagCATCAATATCAGGGTCGAGGCAGAAAACTATACACTGATCAAGTGGAGAGGACATCAAGTCCTGTCTCTCATTATTATTTTGACTTGAGGTTATGTGACTCATTACTGGCAACTAGGGAACTgctctgttgttgttattgttgaacaAGTGAGAGAATTAGTTAAGGGTGTGTTTTTTCACACATCTgtttccccctccctccagcCTTTACGCAAAGTTAAGTAGATACATGTACTTCCTGCTACTGTGtatttttataatgtattttgttacatgttcatatttcttcttttcaaatttaaaaaacaatcaataatgAGAGGTGGACGCTTGGGCAGTAGGATACACTTTGCAAGTACTTTTACTACTATAATAGTGTAAGTagatttaaaagcaagtacttactttAACTCAAGTAGAAGGGTCGCCAAAATAGTAATGTACTCCCAAATagcacaatataaataaagcCTGGAAGAAATGTTATATCTATACATAGATTTTACTTTTCTAACATACAAAGAATCAAAAGCGATCTTATTGCTTACTGtaaatccatctatccattatttatactgcttatccttatCCGCCACAAAGGGAGCTGCAaccatacacactcacattcacacccacagtCAATATAGAATCTATATTAACCTAATCCCACtatgcatgtctttggacagagggaggaaccTGGAGgttggagaaaacccacacacacctcattcAGCCAGGTGCCTTCTGGTTGGACAGTGCTAATCACTGCACCTTATTCTCTCtgtaaatataagaaaataacaacttgtaaatactgttaattGTCCTTCCAATTAAGTGTTTTACATGTAATTAAAACTATTTGACTCAAATGATCAAACTTAAATTATCACATGAATGCTCCTAGTGGTTATTTCAGGGAAGCCAGACTAGCCAGACTAGCCAGCTTCAAGTTGTTCTGCtcagctaagctaaccagctgctggctATATCTATATGTTTAGCACAGAGAGATCAGAGTGGTAATCATTTTCTCCTCTAACTCTTAGCTGAGAAgcaaataaatgcatttcacaATATGTCAAACTAGTTCCATAAGACAGGAATTTATAATATTTAAGAGAATCAATACTGGCTCTGATTTACTTTGGCCAGCCTGCTGTCTCTGACACCCCAGGTGGATATATCCTGTCGGCAGTGATGACAATATGTCTCACCCACCTGtgaattgtgttatttttaccCCCTGACCCCCTGCAGGCAGCGAGGAGGACTGATCATCTGCCACCAGAACAGAACACTTAATTAAGCCCTCCACTGATTTGATgtaacagacagagagaggatcGATACGAGGTGACAATGAATTAATACTACACAGTAAATTACGTGCACACTGATATGAAATCTTTAGAGGGATGTCGGGGTTAACCAAAGAAAATTGACCTGCTTGAGGGAAGGAGACTAGGGAGCACTTAAAACACAATAATCCACTGCTGATATCGAACAACACCACTGTCAACAGTCAGGCAATCTTAGTTTTTATCTACAGATCTGTCTGATAATCTCCCCTCAGTCCTTTAAACTGAGGCTTGCTTCCTTCCAGGCTGGTTTTCCTGCAGACTGCAGGAGCTCCAATTGCAAAGGCAACCTCCTGGGATGGTTATATAGACCATAATATAAACAGCTGCATGGCCTACTGTGCTGAAATCTGAGCCATTTCCATCCTTCCCATTTTCACTCGAGCCCATGcagtttcccagggaataacAATCACACTTATCTGGATGTGTGTTGAGCGACTGACTGAAACCTCAGCCAGTTTGTTTATCTTCTCAGGGACTAAACCAGCACAGGGACGGAGAATACAAGTCACAAACTGTTAAATCATGAACATGTACGTCTCAGTTTGTTCCACAGTATCCTGAAGActaacacgcacgcacacacacagcagagaacgTTTTCTCCCATGAGTCTACCTCAGATCTATCTATAATGTTACAGGTGTTTATCTCAAGGGAAGAGAATTGCTACAACAGCAGCCGTGTATGTGTTGTAACACTCCTGAGACCTCACCCACCTGTTTCTACATTGCAGTGATGTAATCTAGCCTAACATTgaacattcatttcttttccttGTCGATGATGCATATAGGAAGTCAGAATGAGAGCGAGGTAGAGAGACAAAGGGGAACACAGGAGCAACCAGACAGGTAGATTGGTAGGGTTGAGAAAGAAGCAAAGAGAcagaggctacatccatactctGTATTTGTAAAACATCAACCCTACATCTGACACAGAAATGGAGTTTTAGAGCCTAAAACTGAGAAGTTTAAAAACTcctgtgttttagtctggacaggCAAAGACGGAGACGTTTGGAAACAATCACAAcagcttgctgattgggtctttctGGTGACAACGTAGCCATCGCAAACTCGTCAGgttcctatcacatgaccctcttgcagaggaaaacaaccagCGTTAGTCTCAGCTACCAGTTTAGCACACAAGAATAATCAATAAAACGTGTTGCTGACCTTAAACTGCTCAAAGATGAATTCTacattttacaataatacaaCTGCTGATTAGTGTATCAGACAAGTTATCAAAAAATGCCCTTTTCAAATGAAAGCCCACTTCTATGAACGTAGCCAGACTTTGCCTTTTTGTTCTCATGCAAATTAGCCTGTACTCTACGCCTTGCAAAACATCTTAAGAGACAAAAGCAGACAGGCTGCTGTTGTGCTTCTCCTGATTCCAAGTCATGCTGTGAGCATTTTGGATCCACCACATAAGATGGAACATTAGAGCAAATTCgcacaacaaaacattaaagGGGCCGCGTCCattgttttgtgacatttttatcaACCTCCATCATCATAACAGTCCTATAATTGGGTAACATTGTGCCTGACTGATGCCACAAGAAGCTTAGATTGATTTTATTGTGCTTTATGGGATTATTTGTTCTCTTACATTAGTAACTTTTTGGTAAATAAGCTACAGAAACATTTAAGTCTTTGTCCCAGTAACTTATTACACCTAGAACTTCAGAATCTTCAAAATTACACATTCAAAAGGTTTGTCATGAAAATATCCCCTCATGGCCTTCAAATGATTAAGTGTACCTATTCCCCCCTTCTTCCACATTTCGAGACTGGGCTACATGACTTTGCTAAAATGTCCCCGCCCCACGTCTGCCCACCCTCACAGCTCACCTATAGCTGAGGAGCCTTTTTCCAGCTGCTGAGCTCCACCCACAAGTTGACAGGATCGGTTGTCTAGGTTTGTATCATAAATCCTGTCTGACAAAATGTTCAGACTGGTATTTGTTTCCAGCAGTGTTAGGGAGAGGTTAGACATATCTTTTTAATGGGGCAGTTTATAACTTCCATGTCTGACATCATAAAGTGTTTTCGACACAGCTAATATCAGGGTCTCCTCCATCTTGGCTCACGATGAAAAGTTacggttcagtgtgtaagatttaggtgaaagggatctattggcagaaatttaatataaaataattgtagTGTTATTTTCACCAGCTGTTTTAACAAAAGTgtacaaatagtttttttctttaccctaaatgagctctttatatttaaatactttatatttacatcaggagctggtcctctcttcagaggctgccatgttttttacagtagtccaaatgggacaaacaccttttgagtttttaggacaactgaaggctgccacatgTTCTcctttatgtttggaaggggagggtgaggtcagctgcaacatgtaactgcaccactagatttcactaaatccttcgaactgaacctttaagtcgaTTGCAGCCAAGTGGGGTCAACCACACAAACGTCTTTGCTATTGGACAAGGCTGTGATTTCTGTGAATGTGCTCTTAAGATGGAAATACTCAGCCATGGTGTGTTTGCTAAAAATATGTTTGGTATCATACAAAGAGataacatacaaacacacacacacacatatatttacacatatatacacGTGTATTTCTTTATATTGTATAGCCTACAACATCCTTGTGCAATCATATTGTATGATTCTCTACATAcatatttctgtctgtagtgAAAGGTGTATATGATGCACATATTCTCTGTAtcttaactttatttttctttctatttcatgcccattttacattttctcatcCACCTCATTCTGACCCTCTGCTGGTGTCAGAAGTGAGTTCTCTCTGGCGTGTGAGGACAAAAGTTCATCTTGTCTTGAAATCTAAATGACAGGAGGCAGtgtgactttgtgcaataaAACCATCATGTGTGTAGTAAGATGCGCCCGCCTGCACGGGGAGTCCCCACCAGAGGAGGTAAAAGAAGTTGGTGCTTCAGTGTGAGtgcacagagagctgctgctgctgtgtgcacaGTGTCTGAGAGGCAGAGCTGAGCAGGACGCGCTCAGTCATGACCGGGTGAGCAGGGAGACAGGAGCGCGAAGCGGAGCTGCAACACATCCTCGCTCTGCAAACTTCTGCCAACAACAACCGAGACTTCACTTCACACTCTTTATTTTGCTCTGATGGAGAACTGTGCTGCAGTTTCATGATGCAGCATCACAGGCTGGATTTGGAGAAGACGCAGAGGCAGTGTGACTGGATTACATCTGGATGAGAGGAAGTTTTTGCAGGATTTATAACCGGGCTCCTGTTGGCACTTTGTGGCTCTTAGGGCCctgatgatttgatttattaatcTTGAATGCCTGGTGTGATTCTCGTCAAAGCGCACAGAGTCACAGCCTCTCGCTGTAATGGCAAACCTCACCATGGATAACATGACCGTGCTGAATGACACGTCGGTGCAGGACAATCACACCCTGGGCCAGTGGACAGACTACTCTGTAGAGTATAAGGTGCTCAGTGTGTTCTTGGTGTGCCTCATATGCGGGGTGGGGATCGTGGGGAATGTAATGGTCATCCTGGTGGTGCTGACCACCAAACACATGCGCACTCCCACCAACTGCTACCTGGTGAGCCTGGCCGTGGCTGACCTGATGGTGCTGACGGCCGCCGGGCTGCCCAACATCACCGACGCCCTGTACGGTCAGTGGGTGTACGGTTACGCGGGGTGCCTGGGGATCACCTACTTGCAGTACCTGGGGATAAACGCGTCCTCCTGCTCCATCACCGCCTTCACCGTGGAGCGCTACATCGCCATCTGCCACCCGATCAAGGCGCAGTTCCTGTGCACCCTGTCCAGGGCCAAGAGGATCATCCTGCTGGTGTGGGCGCTCACCTCGGTCTACTGCGTCATGTGGCTCTTCCTGTCGGACACCAAAGAGTTGGTGTACGACAACACGGTGCTGCTCAGCTGCGCCTACAAAGTGTCCAGAAGTCACTACCTGCCCATTTACTTCACGGACTTCGCGGTGTTCTACGTGCTGCCCCTCATGCTGGCCACTGTTCTGTACGGGCTGATCGCCAGGATACTGTTCCTGAACCCGCTGCCGTCTGACCCAAAGGACGGCAGCACCAAGAagtggaagaggaagatgagccAGGGAGGGAGGATGATCAGCACCGGCGGCTCCAGCAGCACCACGGCGGCCTCCCGCAGACAGGTGGGCCACTGTTTGTTCTCCAGCTCTATCACTCTGTTTgtgcaggagggggggggcgCAGCTGCAGCTCGACCTCAGGTCAGCTGTACACCCCCCCCAGTTTAATCCTTCAATCAGAAACTATAGTGATATCATTCAGCTCCCCTACcctctggatctgcaccaaatgtcacctGTTCATTTCTCATACAGATCCCTGCATTCTTTCTTGAGACAGTTACATAAATGACTAAAAACGCCCaacaaaaaaatcctggatcttaTTTAAATCTGCTCCAAAAGTTATTCTGTCAAACATCCCAATTacagtttggtttgattttcaCAGGATCAGTATAATGGAATGCTTTgccatttcacatttcaaatttggaagctgcacaattaaaaaaaaaaagttgtgttcTGGTATAAATCTGCCTGTgtatagatttattttatttctttttttaatgatctaAACGAGCAGTTCCATTGGAGAGTGCCCTGATCAAGCCTTTCAAGCCGTTGTGTTTTT
This region of Paralichthys olivaceus isolate ysfri-2021 chromosome 13, ASM2471397v2, whole genome shotgun sequence genomic DNA includes:
- the trhra gene encoding thyrotropin-releasing hormone receptor — translated: MANLTMDNMTVLNDTSVQDNHTLGQWTDYSVEYKVLSVFLVCLICGVGIVGNVMVILVVLTTKHMRTPTNCYLVSLAVADLMVLTAAGLPNITDALYGQWVYGYAGCLGITYLQYLGINASSCSITAFTVERYIAICHPIKAQFLCTLSRAKRIILLVWALTSVYCVMWLFLSDTKELVYDNTVLLSCAYKVSRSHYLPIYFTDFAVFYVLPLMLATVLYGLIARILFLNPLPSDPKDGSTKKWKRKMSQGGRMISTGGSSSTTAASRRQVTKMLAVVVILFALLWMPYRTLVVVNSFLDKAYLDTWFLLFCRLCIYLNSAINPVIYNAMSQKFRTAFKKLCHCGPQRMEKPASYSVALTYSVIKETSNGESPDHFTTEMDEINTPADQYLPTKRITYEEPSLSGSDVKV